A single genomic interval of Arthrobacter sp. NicSoilB8 harbors:
- a CDS encoding SOS response-associated peptidase family protein, whose translation MAERMDEGSVERHLLVAHWDMVPSWAKDTKTGNKLINARGETILEMPSFRKAAVKRRAIVPADGYFEWQKTEEGKKIPLAVPKLIEPVE comes from the coding sequence GTGGCTGAACGCATGGACGAGGGTAGCGTCGAGCGGCATCTGCTCGTGGCCCACTGGGACATGGTGCCTTCTTGGGCCAAAGACACCAAGACCGGCAACAAGCTGATCAATGCCCGCGGCGAGACCATCCTTGAGATGCCTTCTTTCCGCAAAGCTGCCGTCAAACGCCGGGCGATCGTCCCGGCCGACGGTTACTTTGAATGGCAGAAAACCGAAGAAGGCAAGAAGATCCCCCTAGCTGTGCCTAAGCTCATCGAGCCGGTCGAGTGA
- a CDS encoding DUF3090 domain-containing protein — translation MPTRVHEFAWPDRVVVGTIGLPGARTFYLQVRAGTQIVSIALEKQQSALLAEKIDEILDQLSTVEGNPFSVPTSTPLELVDNDQLEAVQEQFRTGAMSLGWDPTTAQVVIEAYPIADVDADDNDESLDVDGANEPEMLLVRMPVGTARAFAKRTREIVGAGRPTCPLCGYPMDADGHICTLPEV, via the coding sequence ATGCCTACACGTGTTCACGAGTTTGCCTGGCCTGATCGGGTCGTCGTTGGCACCATTGGCCTTCCGGGCGCGCGCACGTTCTACCTGCAGGTGCGCGCAGGGACGCAGATCGTGAGTATTGCCCTGGAGAAGCAGCAGTCGGCTCTGCTCGCGGAGAAGATCGACGAAATTCTCGACCAGCTCAGCACCGTCGAGGGCAACCCCTTCAGCGTTCCCACGAGTACCCCCCTTGAACTTGTCGACAATGACCAGCTCGAGGCCGTCCAGGAGCAGTTTCGCACCGGCGCCATGAGCCTAGGGTGGGACCCAACCACAGCCCAGGTCGTAATAGAGGCCTACCCCATCGCCGATGTCGATGCTGATGACAACGACGAATCGCTTGATGTGGACGGCGCTAACGAGCCCGAAATGCTGCTGGTGCGAATGCCGGTCGGCACCGCCCGCGCATTCGCCAAGCGCACCCGGGAGATCGTGGGCGCCGGGCGTCCGACGTGCCCGCTCTGCGGATACCCCATGGATGCCGACGGGCACATCTGCACCCTTCCCGAGGTCTGA
- a CDS encoding APC family permease, translating into MSEQAVTRPKAPPAVWISWVALALMTTSSVASLRAAPTMAVYGLASVFLYVVPAIVFLLPTSLVSAELASGWKGGIYNWVSSGISKPMGFLAVWCQFAMTIFYYPTLLGFVASTLAYVFNPALASNGVWTALVIVVAYWSGVYVSSRGTKGVAGLASGGLIIGTLIPGALLVILGAVFLGQGNPSAAPMTAANFFPEWAGLASLVLIVNNFLSYSGMEMNAVHVSSLKDPGKEYPKSMFLAMGLVLLIFILPALAISWIVPAEELSLTAGVMQAFDAVLASFNMQGLTPILGIMLVAAALGGMLTWLAGPSKGLLLISREEGYLPPFLQKLNKNGVQQNLLVVQGLITTVIALGYALIPDVSSAYWIFSVITTQVYLIMYLLMFVAAIRLRRNDPDHPRGFRAPMLMALCGVGFTASLAALLVGFVPPSQFGNGDPLVYFLIVGGGALGLGLLVPFLFYKLRKPSWKLPDQETQTEVPRS; encoded by the coding sequence GTGAGCGAGCAGGCAGTGACCAGGCCGAAGGCGCCTCCGGCCGTGTGGATCTCCTGGGTGGCGTTGGCGCTGATGACCACGAGTTCGGTGGCCAGCCTCCGCGCGGCCCCGACCATGGCCGTCTACGGCCTCGCTTCAGTCTTCCTCTATGTGGTTCCCGCGATTGTCTTCCTGCTGCCCACCTCCCTCGTGTCCGCCGAGTTGGCGTCCGGGTGGAAGGGCGGCATCTACAACTGGGTATCGTCCGGAATCTCCAAACCGATGGGCTTCCTGGCGGTGTGGTGCCAGTTCGCGATGACGATTTTCTACTATCCAACCCTGCTAGGCTTCGTCGCGAGCACGCTCGCCTATGTCTTCAACCCGGCGCTGGCCAGCAACGGTGTGTGGACAGCCTTGGTGATTGTGGTTGCTTACTGGTCCGGTGTGTACGTCTCATCGCGCGGCACGAAGGGCGTGGCAGGCCTGGCCAGCGGCGGCCTCATTATTGGCACCCTGATCCCCGGCGCGCTGCTCGTGATCCTGGGCGCCGTCTTCCTTGGCCAGGGCAATCCGTCGGCGGCTCCGATGACCGCGGCGAACTTCTTCCCCGAGTGGGCCGGGCTGGCCAGCCTCGTGCTGATCGTGAACAACTTCCTGTCCTACAGCGGCATGGAGATGAACGCGGTGCACGTGTCCTCCCTGAAAGACCCCGGCAAAGAATACCCGAAGTCGATGTTCCTGGCCATGGGACTCGTACTGCTCATCTTTATCCTGCCGGCACTGGCGATCAGCTGGATCGTCCCGGCCGAGGAGCTCTCCCTCACCGCAGGTGTCATGCAGGCCTTCGACGCGGTGCTGGCCTCGTTCAATATGCAAGGGCTGACGCCGATCCTCGGCATCATGCTGGTCGCCGCTGCCCTCGGCGGCATGCTGACCTGGCTGGCCGGTCCGTCCAAGGGCCTGCTGCTGATCTCGCGGGAGGAAGGCTACCTCCCGCCGTTCCTGCAAAAGCTGAACAAGAACGGCGTCCAGCAAAACCTTCTGGTCGTCCAGGGACTCATCACCACCGTGATCGCGCTCGGTTACGCGCTGATCCCGGATGTCTCCAGCGCGTACTGGATCTTCTCGGTGATCACCACCCAGGTCTACCTGATCATGTACCTGCTGATGTTCGTGGCCGCGATCCGGCTCCGGCGCAACGACCCGGACCACCCGCGTGGCTTCCGGGCACCGATGCTGATGGCGCTGTGCGGCGTCGGATTCACCGCCTCCCTGGCGGCACTGCTCGTCGGGTTCGTCCCGCCGTCGCAGTTCGGCAACGGCGATCCGCTCGTCTACTTCCTGATCGTCGGCGGCGGCGCGCTGGGGCTCGGCTTGCTCGTGCCTTTCCTGTTTTACAAGTTGCGCAAGCCCTCCTGGAAGCTGCCCGACCAAGAAACGCAGACGGAGGTTCCGAGGTCATGA
- a CDS encoding DUF6036 family nucleotidyltransferase, with the protein MTGGELTAAQIRALLHELGRRLQAAGAHGDIKLVGGTALILQGIGNRPTADIDASYADPHTIHAVVADMAADYDPRP; encoded by the coding sequence ATGACCGGCGGAGAACTCACCGCCGCACAAATCCGGGCCCTCCTCCACGAACTCGGCCGACGCCTACAGGCCGCCGGCGCCCACGGCGACATCAAACTAGTAGGCGGTACCGCCCTCATCCTCCAAGGCATCGGCAACCGCCCCACCGCAGACATCGACGCCAGCTACGCCGACCCACACACCATCCACGCCGTCGTCGCCGACATGGCGGCAGACTACGACCCTCGCCCCTGA
- the cls gene encoding cardiolipin synthase, with protein sequence MRGFFQDAETFALLLLAAHILIVAVAAVLVSMNRRPSSAIAWVLAIIFIPILGAVAFFFVGYSKLPKARRDKQREINNLVLARTEGSPLISRGLDWPEWLHSAVVLNSNLGALPMVADNSATLLGDYNGTFDAMIAEIDAATSYVHVEFYILVLDATTAPFFQALARARSRGVAVRVLSDHLAGLKFPGRKETLDFLQEIGAEYRPMLPVRPWRGEWQRPDLRNHRKILVVDGRVGFTGSQNVIDASYDTKANLKRGLQWHELMMRVEGPVVRELDAVFATDWYSETGVMLPLDSSPMGVSKHSALVDAQVLPSGPSFDNDNNLKLYATLIHKAERRVSITSPYFVPDESILMAIVTAAARGLSVELFVSEVGDQSMVYHAQRSYYEALLRAGVRIYLYRAPKVLHSKHFTIDEEVAVIGSSNMDVRSFSLNMEVSVLVHGRGFVDAIRGIEDGYRVESRELQLEDWIRRPVAQKVFDNLARLTASLQ encoded by the coding sequence GTGCGCGGATTCTTCCAGGACGCTGAAACGTTCGCGTTACTCCTGCTGGCGGCCCACATTTTAATTGTGGCCGTAGCAGCTGTCCTGGTGTCGATGAATCGGCGTCCATCGTCCGCTATTGCCTGGGTGCTCGCCATAATTTTCATCCCGATTCTTGGTGCCGTCGCGTTTTTCTTTGTCGGTTACTCGAAACTGCCCAAGGCGCGCCGCGACAAACAGCGCGAAATCAACAATCTGGTCCTGGCACGGACTGAGGGCAGCCCGCTGATTAGCCGCGGTCTCGACTGGCCGGAGTGGCTGCATTCGGCGGTGGTGTTGAACAGTAACCTTGGGGCGCTCCCTATGGTCGCGGACAACAGTGCGACCCTGTTGGGCGACTACAACGGCACTTTCGACGCCATGATCGCTGAGATTGATGCGGCCACCAGTTATGTGCACGTGGAGTTTTACATCCTGGTGCTGGACGCAACGACGGCGCCGTTTTTTCAAGCGCTGGCCCGGGCAAGATCACGCGGCGTTGCAGTCCGGGTCCTGTCCGATCATCTGGCTGGCCTGAAGTTCCCTGGACGGAAAGAAACGCTGGACTTCCTCCAGGAGATAGGGGCGGAATATCGCCCCATGCTGCCGGTGCGGCCGTGGCGTGGCGAATGGCAGAGGCCGGACCTGCGCAATCACCGGAAGATCCTCGTCGTCGATGGCCGCGTGGGATTCACCGGGTCCCAGAACGTCATCGACGCGAGTTACGACACGAAGGCCAACCTGAAGCGCGGGCTCCAGTGGCACGAGTTGATGATGCGCGTTGAGGGACCTGTGGTCCGGGAGCTGGATGCGGTCTTCGCGACGGACTGGTACAGCGAAACCGGGGTGATGCTGCCTCTGGATTCAAGCCCCATGGGCGTCAGCAAACATTCCGCGCTTGTTGACGCCCAGGTCCTGCCCAGTGGTCCCAGCTTCGACAACGACAACAATTTGAAGCTCTACGCGACGCTTATTCACAAAGCTGAGCGTCGCGTCAGCATCACCAGCCCCTACTTTGTGCCGGACGAATCCATCCTCATGGCTATCGTCACGGCAGCCGCGCGGGGGCTCAGCGTCGAGCTCTTTGTTTCCGAGGTCGGAGACCAGAGCATGGTCTATCACGCGCAGCGTTCCTACTACGAGGCACTGCTTCGCGCCGGCGTCAGGATCTACCTATACCGGGCGCCCAAGGTGCTGCACTCCAAGCACTTCACCATCGACGAGGAGGTAGCGGTGATTGGGTCCAGCAACATGGATGTCCGTTCTTTCAGCCTCAACATGGAGGTATCCGTACTTGTGCACGGCCGCGGTTTTGTCGACGCAATTCGCGGGATCGAAGACGGGTACCGCGTGGAAAGCCGTGAGCTGCAGCTCGAGGACTGGATCCGGCGGCCCGTGGCCCAAAAAGTATTCGACAACCTGGCACGCCTGACCGCCTCCCTCCAATAG
- a CDS encoding dipeptidase has product MDLRSRITDLMRPAREELAEFVAIRSVADPRQFPAEECARAAQWVLDKFAGLGFSDVHLERTPDGSDAVVGSRPGPDPDAPTVLLYAHYDVQPPLDDAAWRTPPFELTEVDGRWYGRGAADCKGNILAHLLALRALGNDVPVNLKLVVEGSEEQGTGGLEAFVASHPGLLSADTILVCDTGNAAVGHPAATVTLRGMVNVVVSVEAMASELHSGMFGGAAPDALAALISMLASLRDQQGNTTVTGLDNTQTWTGAPYPPEQFRSDAGVLEGVALLGDGSVSDMLWARPALTVLGIDCPPVTGSTAAIVPRASARLNLRVPPGMAAVDAHRALVDHLKAAAPWKVRVTVDLEAIGSPFQAVVGGPAFEAMSAAMSEAYRRPMTTLGQGGSIPLCNVFADTYPDAEIILLGVEEPLALIHAPNESVDPGEMSALAESLALFFQRYATLRG; this is encoded by the coding sequence GTGGACCTGCGCTCACGCATCACCGATCTGATGCGTCCGGCACGGGAGGAGCTGGCCGAGTTCGTGGCCATCCGGTCGGTGGCGGACCCGCGGCAGTTTCCCGCTGAGGAATGCGCCAGGGCGGCGCAGTGGGTGCTCGATAAATTTGCCGGGCTCGGTTTTTCAGATGTCCACCTCGAACGGACGCCGGACGGCTCCGACGCGGTGGTCGGCTCGCGACCCGGCCCGGATCCGGATGCGCCCACTGTGCTCCTCTACGCGCACTACGACGTGCAGCCACCCCTCGATGATGCCGCATGGCGCACGCCGCCCTTCGAACTCACAGAGGTAGACGGCCGCTGGTACGGACGCGGCGCCGCCGACTGCAAGGGCAACATCCTCGCCCATCTGCTCGCATTGAGAGCGCTCGGCAACGACGTGCCGGTGAACCTGAAGCTGGTAGTTGAAGGCTCGGAGGAGCAGGGTACCGGCGGCCTCGAGGCATTCGTGGCGAGTCACCCCGGGCTGCTCAGTGCCGATACCATCCTCGTCTGCGACACCGGCAACGCCGCCGTGGGACACCCCGCGGCGACCGTGACCCTGCGTGGGATGGTCAACGTTGTCGTGAGCGTGGAGGCCATGGCATCCGAACTCCACTCCGGCATGTTCGGCGGTGCAGCCCCAGATGCGCTCGCTGCGTTGATCTCGATGCTGGCATCACTGCGCGACCAACAAGGCAACACCACTGTCACCGGGCTGGACAACACCCAGACCTGGACCGGCGCGCCCTATCCGCCCGAACAGTTCCGATCCGACGCCGGAGTGCTTGAGGGTGTCGCGCTTCTGGGCGACGGCAGCGTGTCCGACATGCTCTGGGCACGTCCGGCGCTCACCGTGCTCGGCATCGACTGCCCGCCGGTGACAGGTTCGACGGCGGCGATCGTGCCGCGCGCGTCCGCTCGCCTTAACCTGCGCGTCCCGCCAGGCATGGCGGCCGTCGACGCCCACAGGGCGTTGGTCGACCATCTCAAGGCCGCCGCACCTTGGAAAGTCCGAGTCACCGTGGACCTGGAGGCTATCGGATCACCTTTCCAAGCAGTGGTCGGCGGTCCGGCCTTTGAAGCAATGAGCGCAGCGATGTCCGAGGCCTACAGACGACCGATGACAACCCTGGGGCAAGGCGGGTCGATCCCGCTGTGCAACGTGTTCGCCGACACCTACCCGGACGCGGAGATCATCCTGCTGGGCGTCGAGGAACCACTCGCGCTCATCCACGCACCGAACGAGAGCGTCGATCCGGGCGAGATGAGCGCCCTGGCCGAGTCTTTGGCCCTGTTTTTCCAGCGGTACGCCACGCTGCGCGGTTAG
- a CDS encoding aminopeptidase P family protein, with product MSDRRSLSEPAPFTADDFAKRLRRAAHAAQDAGLDGILVTPGPDLLYLTGYAPVAITERITMLVIPVDAEPAMIVPRLERPDAEASAGASILRITDWTDGSDPYTESARLMAGTGRYAVSDSAWAMHLLGLQDRLPKSSYVSMTTALPMLRAIKDDDEIERLAAAGAAADQAYEEIVTVRFAGRSEADVGSELADLLRQFGHSQVDFTVVGSGPNGANPHHEIGPRIIENGDMVVLDFGGLKHGYGSDTTRTVHVGEPTAEEREVHDVVRHAQQAGFEAVLPGVECQEIDRVSRAVITEAGYGDYFIHRVGHGIGLTTHEPPYMVEGETQILHPGMCFSIEPGIYLPGRFGVRIEDIVTVVPDGGRRLNQTSHQMRIVH from the coding sequence ATGAGTGATCGTCGCAGCCTTTCCGAGCCGGCTCCGTTCACCGCCGATGACTTCGCCAAGCGGTTGCGGCGAGCAGCCCACGCCGCCCAGGATGCCGGGCTCGACGGCATCCTGGTCACTCCCGGACCGGACCTGCTCTACCTCACGGGGTATGCACCCGTGGCCATCACTGAACGCATCACCATGCTCGTGATCCCCGTCGATGCGGAGCCCGCCATGATCGTTCCGAGGCTCGAGAGGCCCGACGCGGAAGCGTCCGCTGGCGCCTCGATTCTGAGGATCACCGACTGGACCGACGGGAGCGACCCCTACACGGAATCTGCGAGGCTGATGGCCGGAACCGGACGTTATGCCGTCTCTGACTCGGCCTGGGCCATGCACCTCCTCGGCCTGCAGGATCGACTGCCCAAGTCGTCCTACGTCTCGATGACGACCGCCCTGCCGATGCTTCGGGCGATCAAGGATGACGACGAGATCGAGCGGCTGGCGGCGGCCGGCGCGGCCGCAGACCAGGCGTACGAGGAGATCGTCACCGTCCGGTTCGCTGGGCGCAGCGAGGCCGACGTCGGCTCTGAACTCGCAGACCTACTTCGCCAATTCGGTCATTCGCAGGTGGACTTCACCGTCGTCGGTTCGGGTCCGAACGGCGCCAACCCCCACCACGAGATCGGCCCGCGGATCATCGAGAACGGCGACATGGTGGTGCTCGACTTCGGCGGCCTCAAACATGGCTACGGATCAGACACGACGCGGACTGTGCACGTCGGCGAACCCACCGCCGAGGAACGCGAGGTTCACGACGTCGTCAGACATGCACAGCAGGCCGGGTTCGAGGCCGTGCTGCCCGGCGTCGAGTGCCAGGAGATCGATCGCGTGTCCCGGGCGGTGATCACTGAAGCCGGCTACGGCGACTACTTCATTCACCGTGTCGGTCACGGAATCGGACTGACGACTCACGAGCCGCCGTACATGGTTGAGGGCGAAACCCAGATCCTCCACCCCGGCATGTGCTTCTCGATCGAACCCGGAATCTACCTGCCGGGCAGGTTCGGCGTAAGGATCGAGGACATTGTGACGGTCGTTCCCGACGGCGGACGGCGACTCAATCAGACCTCGCACCAGATGAGAATCGTCCACTAG
- a CDS encoding SCO1664 family protein, whose product MPAPDLVAAELTLTGRITTASNATFLGRIGDVVVVYKPIAGESPLWDFPHGTLAHREVAAYLVSQVFGWDVVPHTWLRDGPMGEGMVQLWQERDPAQRAVNLVATEHVPESGWKHVLEGRDENGRMVALVHEDSPALRRMAVFDMVVNNADRKGDHILAMTDGHRHGVDHGLTFHRDHKLRTVLWGWLGDALTAEERDGIDRVSEGLHGGLGRNLADLLSADEIASLAARCARLRLAGRFPAPSGEMSAVPWPLF is encoded by the coding sequence ATGCCAGCGCCGGACCTAGTGGCCGCCGAGCTGACGCTCACCGGCCGCATCACGACGGCTTCAAACGCCACATTTCTGGGCCGCATCGGCGACGTGGTGGTCGTCTATAAGCCGATAGCAGGCGAAAGTCCGCTGTGGGATTTTCCCCACGGCACTCTGGCTCACCGGGAGGTGGCCGCCTACCTGGTCTCGCAGGTCTTCGGCTGGGACGTTGTGCCGCACACCTGGCTGCGCGATGGTCCGATGGGCGAAGGAATGGTGCAGCTCTGGCAGGAGCGAGACCCCGCCCAACGCGCCGTGAACCTGGTCGCGACGGAGCACGTGCCGGAGTCGGGCTGGAAACACGTTCTCGAGGGACGAGATGAGAACGGGCGGATGGTCGCCCTTGTTCACGAAGACTCGCCAGCGCTCAGACGCATGGCGGTGTTCGACATGGTCGTCAACAACGCCGACCGTAAAGGCGACCACATTCTTGCCATGACGGACGGACACCGGCACGGCGTGGACCATGGGCTCACCTTTCACCGCGACCACAAGCTGCGCACGGTGCTGTGGGGATGGCTGGGAGACGCTCTGACCGCCGAGGAACGCGACGGCATAGATCGTGTCAGCGAAGGACTGCACGGTGGGCTGGGCCGGAACCTGGCGGACTTGCTCAGCGCCGATGAAATCGCATCACTCGCCGCCCGCTGCGCCCGGTTGCGTTTGGCAGGGCGGTTTCCGGCTCCGAGCGGTGAGATGTCGGCCGTGCCCTGGCCGCTGTTCTAA
- a CDS encoding putative immunity protein, with the protein MASPQTLSEAERRVVAAWAADCAERVVALFEAEAPADGRPRDAIARARAFARGELSATEEIRRRFVAGRAAREVTSPAAVAAARSATQAAAVAHMGAHALAAAAYAAKAAGLAAPDRPQAVDDEIHWQLEHMSADARSALRCLPPLGGNSAGPLGPGLLTSGILASIIRAIQTDVARPDQPAAS; encoded by the coding sequence ATGGCTTCCCCGCAGACGCTAAGCGAGGCCGAGCGCCGTGTCGTAGCGGCTTGGGCCGCAGACTGCGCTGAGCGGGTCGTGGCCTTATTTGAGGCAGAGGCGCCGGCAGATGGTCGCCCCCGCGACGCCATCGCCCGGGCCCGGGCCTTCGCCCGCGGTGAGCTCAGTGCCACCGAAGAAATCCGCCGGCGGTTTGTTGCCGGACGTGCCGCACGCGAGGTGACTAGCCCCGCTGCGGTGGCTGCCGCCCGGTCCGCCACGCAAGCCGCCGCCGTCGCCCACATGGGAGCGCACGCCTTGGCGGCAGCCGCGTATGCCGCGAAAGCGGCCGGACTGGCGGCGCCCGATCGGCCCCAGGCGGTCGACGACGAGATCCACTGGCAACTCGAGCACATGAGCGCCGACGCCCGGTCCGCGCTCCGGTGCTTGCCACCGCTGGGCGGGAATTCCGCCGGTCCGCTGGGGCCAGGACTTCTCACGTCCGGGATCCTCGCCTCGATCATCCGCGCGATCCAGACCGACGTGGCCCGCCCCGACCAGCCTGCCGCCAGCTGA
- a CDS encoding glutamate--cysteine ligase has protein sequence MTRPPNRSGGGVQRTFGVEEEFLLVDATTGQPVPAAEACLAKAPQRPETSGGPFLALEVQQEQLEAVGPVCSTLQEVVAGIREGRRLADEAARSVGARAVAVATSPVPATPTLVPQPRFLNMATRFGLTLREQLTCGFHIHVGITDGEEGVAVLDRIRVWLPVLLALSANSPFWQGADTGYASFRYQAWNRWPTSGPSERFGSEREYHRYVQSLLTTGVLLDEGMVYFDARLSRNHPTVEVRIADVCMEASHAAAIAAIVRGLVERAAQEWRAGISAPRLSAGQLRLAAWKASQSGVDDTLLHPLLNIPCPAGEAVQVLLSHIRPALADSGDEEQVTSEAARILTSGTGARRQREIMMSTQSLPAVVLEAIGHTHGTAPAPHRRSRRLQSS, from the coding sequence ATGACGAGACCACCCAACCGTTCTGGCGGCGGGGTTCAAAGGACGTTCGGCGTCGAGGAGGAATTCCTGCTCGTCGATGCCACGACAGGGCAGCCCGTACCCGCCGCTGAAGCGTGCTTGGCCAAGGCCCCGCAGCGCCCTGAAACCAGTGGCGGCCCATTCTTGGCTTTGGAGGTCCAGCAAGAGCAGCTCGAGGCCGTTGGGCCTGTCTGTTCCACGCTGCAGGAAGTGGTTGCGGGCATCCGCGAGGGCCGGCGGCTTGCCGACGAAGCGGCCCGTTCGGTGGGCGCACGAGCGGTCGCTGTGGCCACCAGTCCCGTCCCGGCCACTCCTACCCTTGTACCGCAGCCCCGATTCCTGAACATGGCAACCCGGTTCGGGTTGACGCTCCGGGAGCAACTCACCTGCGGCTTCCATATTCATGTCGGTATCACCGACGGTGAGGAAGGGGTGGCAGTCCTGGACCGAATCCGGGTCTGGCTGCCCGTGCTGCTGGCGCTGAGCGCGAACTCCCCTTTCTGGCAGGGCGCCGACACCGGATACGCAAGCTTCCGCTACCAGGCTTGGAACCGCTGGCCGACCTCCGGGCCCAGCGAAAGGTTCGGATCAGAACGGGAATACCACCGGTACGTGCAATCCCTGCTGACAACGGGTGTACTCCTCGACGAAGGCATGGTGTACTTCGACGCGCGCCTCTCCCGGAACCACCCGACGGTGGAGGTACGCATAGCCGACGTCTGCATGGAGGCCTCACACGCGGCCGCGATTGCCGCGATAGTGCGGGGACTCGTTGAACGGGCCGCCCAGGAATGGCGCGCCGGGATTTCTGCGCCCCGGCTTTCCGCCGGGCAACTGCGCCTGGCGGCGTGGAAGGCAAGTCAATCAGGAGTCGACGACACCCTCCTGCACCCCCTGCTGAACATTCCATGCCCGGCCGGAGAAGCGGTCCAGGTCCTCCTCTCCCATATCCGCCCAGCCCTGGCCGACAGCGGAGACGAGGAGCAAGTGACCTCGGAAGCAGCCCGGATCCTGACCTCCGGCACGGGTGCCCGCCGGCAGCGGGAGATCATGATGAGCACCCAGAGCCTGCCCGCCGTGGTGCTCGAGGCCATCGGACACACCCACGGGACCGCCCCGGCCCCGCATCGCCGGTCACGGCGCCTGCAATCTAGCTGA